In Dehalococcoidia bacterium, one genomic interval encodes:
- a CDS encoding 2-hydroxyacyl-CoA dehydratase family protein, translating to MADVVKEVGMMFSGMAKMPALSPEKAQGLGLVGKVYLKAAAAHEKGEPVAWISFSIPPEIFWAMDVVPVVDLNLATLTLIPGKAEKYIDLATEVVPDYICSTNRLPMGLALSGDTPLPTIWVVQNAPCDSIPGIDSSMAKYFGIPYYSVHVPYINSQAGYQYTAKDLKKMIAWAEEHTGKKLDHNRLREALKLSGRAHELMLKIREMAMMVPSPCTLDQNRLAYTNMIQLAGTPELVDYLQMVYDRAQDRLAGKLPYPVQEKLRIAWIYTVPTYTPNLIVDHMANEFGAISTTFMLNNMLVPPLKGDMNYEDMILWLAEKVCNMPMTRECRGPWEVYADSALDLVQNYQADGAVFSGHLACKSNWAAAKLVKDKIMEVAGVPTLNLETDFIDPRVTSGEVVRDQLVDFMGLVKQHKAKRERKAKKD from the coding sequence ATGGCTGATGTAGTCAAAGAAGTTGGGATGATGTTCAGCGGCATGGCCAAAATGCCGGCCCTCAGCCCTGAGAAAGCACAGGGATTGGGGCTGGTGGGAAAGGTGTATCTGAAAGCTGCCGCCGCTCATGAAAAGGGCGAACCCGTTGCCTGGATAAGCTTCTCAATTCCGCCGGAGATCTTCTGGGCCATGGACGTTGTGCCAGTGGTTGATCTCAACCTCGCCACTCTAACTCTCATTCCCGGCAAGGCTGAAAAATACATCGACCTCGCCACAGAGGTGGTTCCCGATTATATCTGTTCCACCAACAGGCTCCCCATGGGATTAGCCCTTTCCGGCGATACTCCCCTTCCGACAATATGGGTGGTACAGAACGCCCCTTGCGACTCTATTCCGGGCATCGATTCCTCAATGGCCAAGTACTTTGGGATCCCGTACTACAGCGTCCATGTACCCTATATAAACAGCCAAGCGGGTTATCAATACACCGCCAAAGACCTGAAGAAGATGATAGCCTGGGCGGAGGAGCATACCGGCAAGAAACTTGATCACAACAGGCTGAGAGAAGCTCTCAAACTTTCCGGTCGCGCTCATGAACTGATGCTGAAGATCCGGGAGATGGCGATGATGGTTCCCTCACCCTGTACACTGGACCAAAATCGCTTAGCCTACACTAATATGATCCAGTTGGCAGGAACCCCTGAGCTAGTGGATTATCTGCAGATGGTGTATGACCGAGCACAGGACCGGCTGGCCGGAAAGCTGCCTTATCCCGTCCAGGAGAAACTCAGGATTGCATGGATTTACACGGTGCCGACATATACCCCCAACCTGATCGTGGACCACATGGCTAACGAGTTCGGGGCAATCAGCACCACCTTCATGCTTAACAATATGCTCGTGCCTCCCCTCAAAGGGGACATGAACTACGAAGACATGATCCTGTGGTTAGCAGAAAAAGTATGCAACATGCCCATGACCAGGGAATGCCGGGGACCGTGGGAAGTGTACGCTGATTCCGCACTAGATCTTGTCCAGAACTACCAGGCCGATGGAGCCGTATTCTCTGGGCATTTAGCCTGCAAGTCCAACTGGGCCGCGGCCAAGCTGGTAAAAGACAAGATAATGGAAGTAGCGGGAGTTCCTACGCTAAATCTGGAGACCGATTTCATCGATCCAAGAGTGACCTCAGGGGAGGTTGTTCGCGACCAGTTAGTCGATTTCATGGGATTGGTCAAACAGCATAAGGCTAAGAGGGAAAGGAAGGCCAAGAAGGACTAG
- a CDS encoding 2-hydroxyacyl-CoA dehydratase family protein has translation MSALDELTELADSLENKAVKEWKAKGKKVVGFFCTYVPEELLYAADILPYRMAAPGCTETTSADVYMSRYNCSFPRACLEFAFEGKYDFLDGYAFTTSCDDIRRMSDILRAVDPKKYVILDVIDVPKKVDDAGIEWYKLQITAFKEKVEKAFGVKITDEKLKKAIEVYNETRSLLNQLYDLRRSDKPPITGAETMIVLRAATSMPKDQFNQVMKRLLGEIKGREAAPNYRARLMISGGGGCDDPAYFGIMEELGGLVVTDTDCFGARYFMNPVEIKGKDLLQALAEAYMERPSCGRMANRMDERLDFMKEMVKSHKVDGVIYQTIRNCQLWGGQLLAVREEMKKANIPFMALDREYALSGTGQLKTRVQAFLERIGR, from the coding sequence ATGAGTGCTTTAGACGAACTGACTGAACTGGCCGATAGTCTTGAAAACAAAGCCGTCAAGGAATGGAAGGCCAAAGGCAAGAAGGTGGTGGGATTCTTCTGCACCTACGTGCCGGAGGAGTTACTCTATGCGGCCGATATCCTTCCGTATCGGATGGCCGCGCCAGGCTGCACCGAGACCACATCAGCGGATGTCTACATGAGCCGCTACAATTGCAGCTTCCCGCGTGCCTGTCTGGAATTTGCCTTTGAGGGAAAATATGATTTTCTGGACGGATATGCCTTCACCACCAGTTGCGATGACATCCGCCGCATGAGCGATATTCTGCGAGCGGTCGATCCGAAAAAATACGTCATTCTCGATGTCATCGATGTCCCGAAGAAAGTGGATGATGCTGGCATTGAATGGTACAAGCTGCAGATCACCGCATTCAAAGAGAAAGTGGAGAAAGCTTTTGGCGTCAAGATCACCGATGAGAAGCTGAAGAAGGCTATCGAGGTCTACAATGAGACCAGAAGCCTGCTCAACCAGTTGTATGATCTGCGACGTTCCGACAAGCCGCCCATCACCGGAGCAGAGACGATGATCGTTCTGCGCGCGGCGACCAGCATGCCCAAAGACCAATTCAACCAGGTGATGAAAAGGCTGCTTGGAGAGATTAAGGGACGCGAGGCAGCGCCGAACTACCGCGCCAGACTGATGATCTCCGGGGGAGGCGGCTGCGACGATCCCGCCTATTTCGGTATTATGGAAGAACTGGGCGGCCTGGTAGTCACCGATACCGACTGCTTTGGCGCCCGCTATTTCATGAACCCGGTAGAAATAAAAGGCAAAGACCTTCTCCAGGCACTGGCAGAGGCCTATATGGAGCGCCCCTCCTGTGGCCGGATGGCAAACCGGATGGATGAGAGACTCGATTTCATGAAGGAGATGGTCAAAAGCCACAAGGTGGATGGGGTCATTTACCAGACGATCCGAAACTGTCAGCTCTGGGGCGGACAACTCCTGGCCGTACGCGAGGAGATGAAAAAGGCGAACATTCCGTTCATGGCTCTTGACAGAGAGTATGCTTTAAGCGGCACAGGGCAACTCAAAACCCGGGTTCAGGCATTCCTAGAAAGGATAGGGAGGTAA
- a CDS encoding tyrosine-type recombinase/integrase, which yields MASGSIKRTKAGTWTCVFDLGVDPLTGKRKQQRMTFRTKVEAEKAVRDQLTRVENGGYVKPERLTVSQFLDQWMDSYARPNLSPSTVQGYAGIVNFHLKPGLGAIPLQRLEPLHISKFYTRLNDGTRTAKTCRNVHNVLAKALSQAVRLRLIPFNPAKAVDAPRYQRRQMKLLTEAQVSLFEEAIEKSPFKDAFIISMYSGLRRAEVLGLRWCDVDLLLGQIKVSQTLLRIPGRGIIFKPPKSVSSRRPVDLGPTPCIALRKRKEQRTAELAAAGALLDEDSLIFSYIDGRPYEPTGFSHSFKEIARQIGCENMRLHDLRHYHGSALIKDGVNIKVVQERLGHADVATTLNFYAHTFPGQDREAALKFEESMKKRRDYSVTISSKTDSANQKIEAAPL from the coding sequence ATGGCAAGCGGAAGTATCAAGCGAACAAAAGCAGGGACTTGGACATGTGTCTTTGATCTAGGAGTTGATCCCCTCACCGGCAAACGGAAACAGCAGCGAATGACGTTTCGCACCAAGGTTGAAGCAGAAAAGGCTGTTCGGGATCAACTAACCCGTGTGGAAAATGGCGGATACGTCAAGCCGGAACGCCTCACCGTGAGCCAATTCCTCGATCAATGGATGGATTCCTATGCACGGCCAAATTTGAGCCCGAGCACTGTTCAGGGATATGCCGGTATCGTGAACTTTCATTTGAAGCCAGGGTTAGGCGCTATCCCGCTGCAAAGGCTTGAACCACTGCACATTTCAAAGTTTTACACTCGCCTGAACGATGGAACCCGCACGGCCAAGACCTGCCGGAATGTTCACAACGTATTAGCCAAGGCTTTGAGCCAGGCAGTTAGATTGAGACTCATTCCGTTCAATCCGGCAAAGGCCGTCGATGCCCCGAGATACCAGCGCAGGCAAATGAAATTGCTTACAGAAGCCCAGGTAAGCCTATTTGAGGAAGCCATTGAGAAGAGTCCCTTCAAGGATGCCTTCATCATATCAATGTACTCTGGACTTCGAAGGGCTGAGGTATTGGGGCTTCGTTGGTGCGACGTAGACCTGCTGCTTGGCCAAATCAAGGTTTCTCAGACGTTGCTGCGAATCCCAGGAAGGGGTATAATTTTCAAGCCGCCAAAGTCGGTTTCGAGTCGCCGTCCGGTGGACTTGGGACCGACTCCGTGCATCGCTTTGCGCAAACGGAAAGAACAGAGAACCGCCGAGCTTGCTGCGGCTGGTGCATTGCTTGATGAGGATAGTTTGATCTTCTCGTATATTGACGGAAGGCCATATGAGCCAACTGGTTTCAGTCATAGCTTCAAGGAGATCGCTCGCCAAATAGGATGCGAGAATATGCGACTTCATGATTTGCGGCACTATCACGGAAGTGCTCTAATAAAGGATGGAGTGAATATCAAAGTGGTTCAGGAGCGATTAGGGCATGCGGACGTGGCCACCACTCTGAACTTTTATGCCCATACTTTTCCTGGGCAAGACAGAGAGGCGGCGCTGAAATTTGAAGAAAGCATGAAAAAGCGCCGTGACTATTCCGTGACTATTTCATCCAAAACGGATAGCGCAAATCAGAAAATCGAAGCTGCGCCCCTGTAG
- a CDS encoding Rrf2 family transcriptional regulator, which produces MKLSTKGRYAIRALLDSALTDTDSAVPIKDIAKRQQIPEAYLRQLSASLRTAGIISVTRGAFGGWKLTRPLSQIKIRDVVVAMDGSLAMVECVDDPGMCPRSGHCPMRTFWVQMTETIGNFLDSKTLQDLVP; this is translated from the coding sequence GTGAAACTCTCCACTAAAGGAAGATACGCCATAAGGGCATTGCTCGACTCAGCTCTCACTGATACTGACAGTGCTGTCCCGATCAAAGATATTGCCAAGCGCCAACAGATTCCTGAGGCATACCTCAGACAACTGTCCGCCTCCCTCAGGACCGCCGGCATTATCAGCGTCACTCGTGGCGCGTTCGGAGGATGGAAGCTAACCAGGCCTCTCTCACAGATAAAAATTCGCGATGTCGTTGTGGCCATGGACGGCAGTCTTGCCATGGTTGAGTGCGTAGATGATCCCGGCATGTGTCCACGAAGTGGCCATTGCCCCATGCGTACTTTCTGGGTACAAATGACCGAGACAATCGGTAATTTTCTGGATTCCAAGACATTGCAGGATTTGGTGCCCTGA
- a CDS encoding molybdenum cofactor guanylyltransferase, whose translation MSSIILAGGRGTRMGKEKVSLVIADGSLLQRTIHLLDQLGQEIIVVLASGQDLPAVSSSQTIRTATDAYRGKGPLVGIYSGLKVSRDDYNLVVACDMPFLSIDLLRYMVSLAPGFDIVIPRIGDLMEPLHAIYSKSCLPHIEDMMRGGSRLQPVKLLDRVKVRYVEESEINKFDPQHLSFFNVNTPADLEKARELVDGERHRTPDIRQGQVPGGRDSSPLEKRFSSQP comes from the coding sequence GTGAGCTCGATTATTCTTGCTGGTGGCCGAGGCACTCGAATGGGAAAAGAGAAGGTCTCTCTGGTGATCGCCGATGGCAGTCTGCTCCAGAGGACTATTCATCTTCTGGACCAGCTTGGGCAAGAGATCATCGTTGTCCTGGCGTCAGGCCAGGACTTGCCCGCGGTAAGTTCTTCACAGACCATCAGAACGGCTACTGACGCATATCGGGGCAAGGGGCCGCTGGTTGGAATCTATTCCGGGCTAAAGGTCTCGCGAGATGATTATAACCTGGTAGTTGCCTGTGATATGCCATTCCTCAGCATTGACCTGTTGCGCTATATGGTTTCTCTGGCGCCCGGATTCGATATCGTGATTCCCAGGATTGGTGATCTGATGGAGCCCTTGCATGCCATCTACTCAAAGAGTTGCCTGCCTCATATAGAAGATATGATGAGAGGGGGTTCTCGTCTCCAACCCGTCAAGCTGCTGGATCGGGTGAAAGTGCGTTATGTGGAAGAAAGCGAGATAAACAAGTTCGATCCCCAGCACCTGAGTTTTTTCAATGTCAACACCCCGGCCGATCTGGAAAAGGCCAGGGAACTAGTGGATGGGGAACGTCATCGGACCCCCGATATCCGTCAGGGCCAAGTCCCCGGTGGAAGGGATTCTTCGCCGTTGGAGAAACGGTTTTCCAGTCAACCGTGA
- a CDS encoding GMC family oxidoreductase N-terminal domain-containing protein has product MAAKPIRMETDVVIAGSGPGGATVARGLSKAGKKVIILEKGPWVKKVGNLMVFVKATENKGQLKTIEDDGSVVFSAKCVGGGSLLYMGAAADPQIDVWKKHGIDLTQYVAQAKKDCRVNKVPDHLIAPGVKRLVAAAHECGYPWQNLERFFDPAKCKLNCQKCITGCPAGSKWTAIEFVQEAEKNGAIVMPNVNVRNVIVENGTAVGMRARGKNGQEYEVYGKIVVSSAGGMGTARILQRSGIPEAGSWFIGDPTVSVTGFLKEGVGQVGELGISAGWHDEEHGVFFANAYTNRSMFMATQFMGPHKLRAIKNQFRFKKGMEIMCKVTDDFEGRVFYEEGKLSKRMTPRDLMRLDHGKAVAEKILTKAGCDPTSFEYTDNILGHPGGTARVGKLVDSNFQTQIKNLYCCDTSVIPEELGLPPMLTIVAFSLRMAQHLESVLSKK; this is encoded by the coding sequence ATGGCCGCAAAACCGATCAGGATGGAAACCGACGTAGTCATAGCAGGATCCGGCCCCGGAGGGGCAACCGTAGCCAGAGGACTTTCCAAAGCAGGCAAGAAGGTCATTATTCTGGAAAAGGGACCGTGGGTCAAGAAGGTGGGAAACCTGATGGTCTTTGTCAAGGCTACGGAGAACAAGGGCCAGTTGAAAACCATTGAAGACGATGGCTCGGTCGTCTTCTCGGCCAAGTGCGTCGGCGGGGGATCTCTCCTTTACATGGGCGCCGCTGCCGACCCTCAAATCGACGTCTGGAAGAAACACGGTATCGATCTCACCCAGTATGTGGCACAAGCCAAGAAAGACTGCCGGGTCAACAAGGTGCCTGATCATCTGATTGCTCCGGGGGTCAAGCGACTGGTAGCGGCAGCTCATGAGTGCGGGTATCCCTGGCAGAATCTGGAAAGATTCTTTGATCCCGCCAAGTGTAAGCTCAACTGTCAGAAGTGTATCACAGGCTGCCCCGCAGGCTCCAAATGGACGGCTATCGAGTTTGTCCAGGAAGCGGAGAAAAACGGCGCCATCGTGATGCCCAATGTGAACGTCAGGAACGTGATCGTGGAAAACGGCACGGCGGTCGGCATGAGAGCCAGAGGTAAAAACGGGCAGGAGTACGAGGTTTACGGCAAGATAGTGGTTTCCTCTGCGGGCGGTATGGGGACTGCCCGCATTCTGCAACGGTCCGGTATTCCCGAGGCCGGCAGCTGGTTCATCGGAGACCCCACAGTATCAGTGACGGGCTTCCTCAAAGAGGGCGTGGGCCAGGTCGGTGAACTGGGCATATCCGCGGGCTGGCATGATGAAGAACACGGGGTTTTCTTTGCCAACGCCTATACAAACAGGTCGATGTTCATGGCGACACAGTTTATGGGACCGCACAAGCTGAGAGCCATCAAAAACCAGTTCCGGTTCAAGAAAGGCATGGAAATCATGTGCAAGGTAACCGATGATTTTGAGGGGCGGGTATTCTATGAAGAGGGCAAGCTGAGCAAACGAATGACCCCGAGAGACTTGATGCGGCTGGACCATGGGAAGGCCGTGGCGGAGAAGATCCTGACCAAGGCCGGATGCGATCCCACTAGCTTTGAGTATACCGACAATATTCTGGGCCACCCCGGGGGAACGGCCAGAGTCGGCAAGCTGGTAGACTCCAATTTTCAGACTCAGATCAAGAATCTTTATTGCTGCGATACCAGCGTCATCCCCGAAGAACTGGGACTGCCCCCGATGCTAACCATCGTCGCCTTCTCTTTACGAATGGCCCAGCATCTAGAAAGCGTTCTCTCCAAGAAATAG
- the mobB gene encoding molybdopterin-guanine dinucleotide biosynthesis protein B, with amino-acid sequence MVPVICVIGRSNSGKTLLMKQLIADLKERRYRVAAIKHSRHISDSDIPGKDTWNYSQAGSDLVGLSSPGHVSLTMKADSDPHLAEIVRLIGPDFDVILAEGFKLSSMPKIHVFRDGIDDELLCSEEDLIAVVADKQMPFQVPLFSPRDISGLVGLIEIRILEAKEPEMVMLYANGKSIPTTGFVRHMFAQTLRGMLSSLKDVPPDLRSIDLSIRFSDPDAHPSDAEER; translated from the coding sequence ATGGTCCCTGTCATATGTGTCATCGGGAGATCGAACTCGGGGAAGACGCTGTTGATGAAGCAGTTGATTGCCGATCTGAAGGAGCGCCGTTATCGAGTCGCCGCGATCAAGCACTCCCGTCACATTTCCGATTCCGATATTCCCGGAAAGGATACATGGAACTATTCTCAGGCAGGCAGCGATCTGGTGGGCCTCAGCTCTCCGGGTCATGTTTCTCTGACCATGAAGGCGGACTCCGATCCTCACCTTGCCGAGATCGTCCGACTGATCGGCCCGGATTTTGATGTTATCCTGGCAGAGGGTTTCAAGCTCAGTTCGATGCCGAAGATACACGTCTTCAGAGATGGCATCGATGATGAACTTCTCTGTTCGGAAGAAGACTTGATTGCGGTGGTGGCGGATAAACAGATGCCCTTCCAGGTGCCTCTTTTTTCTCCGCGGGATATCTCCGGTCTGGTCGGGCTGATCGAAATTCGAATCCTTGAGGCCAAAGAGCCGGAGATGGTGATGCTATATGCCAATGGGAAATCGATTCCCACCACCGGCTTTGTGAGGCATATGTTTGCCCAGACTCTGCGAGGGATGCTCTCCTCTCTCAAAGATGTTCCGCCTGATTTGAGGAGCATAGACCTCTCCATACGGTTCTCCGATCCCGATGCACACCCTTCCGATGCCGAGGAGAGGTGA
- a CDS encoding DUF5658 family protein: MRYIRGFLPALSPMHYLIGALISLVITDGLMTQILVGGGFAKEGNPLMEPLVGDNFFLVMKVTGALVSAFILWSIYKACPRLALISTACIVACYVAIVIWNLSVVFISA, from the coding sequence ATGAGATACATAAGAGGATTTCTTCCCGCCTTATCCCCAATGCATTACCTCATTGGCGCTCTGATCAGCCTGGTGATCACCGATGGACTGATGACTCAAATCCTCGTCGGGGGAGGCTTTGCCAAGGAAGGGAATCCACTCATGGAACCCCTGGTGGGAGACAACTTCTTCCTGGTGATGAAAGTGACGGGAGCATTGGTAAGTGCCTTCATCCTGTGGAGCATCTATAAAGCCTGCCCCAGACTTGCCTTGATCAGCACCGCATGCATCGTCGCCTGCTATGTGGCAATCGTCATCTGGAACTTGAGCGTGGTGTTCATTTCTGCCTGA